One segment of Bradyrhizobium sp. CB2312 DNA contains the following:
- a CDS encoding DUF3175 domain-containing protein — translation MAHVRKTTHSRKASTHKTARRKTSARRSTARKSTKRAAPKRWSQRVTKESDALDLKQGVFKLTSAKKIAASLKRSAEHSSRRKTGAYRSALSMLTFYINRAGKTLPKTQRSRLERAKVELKRAFGRE, via the coding sequence ATGGCTCACGTCAGAAAGACGACACATTCGCGTAAAGCGAGCACCCACAAGACCGCGCGCCGGAAAACCAGCGCCCGCCGGAGCACCGCGCGCAAGAGCACCAAGCGCGCCGCGCCAAAGCGCTGGTCACAACGCGTGACCAAGGAGAGCGACGCACTCGACCTCAAGCAGGGCGTGTTCAAGCTGACCAGCGCGAAGAAGATCGCGGCCTCGCTGAAGCGCTCGGCCGAGCACAGCTCGCGCCGCAAGACCGGCGCATACCGGTCGGCGCTGTCGATGCTGACCTTCTACATCAACCGCGCCGGGAAGACGCTGCCGAAGACGCAGCGCTCGCGACTGGAGCGGGCGAAGGTGGAATTGAAGCGGGCGTTCGGGAGGGAGTGA
- a CDS encoding MFS transporter, producing the protein MELQQSPALNYGSAVSAAVATERIVETSIPARLDALPWSGFHTRVVLALGITWILDGLEVTLAGALSGALKQSPVLQFSNLDLGIANSAYLAGAVLGALGFGWLTDRIGRKKLFFITLALYLSATAATALSWDVASYAVFRFLTGAGIGGEYTAINSTIQELVPARYRGWTDLVINGSFWIGAAMGAVAAIVLLDPAVIGPDLGWRLAYLIGAAIGLVVLLMRMWIPESPRWLMIHGRPDQAHAIVDDIERSVIGHDQHASDGRFAKIRLKMRDHTPIREVVHTLFFVYRQRALVGLVLMSAQAFFYNAIFFTFALVLTDFYGISAEHVGWYLLPFAAGNFLGPLLLGRLFDTLGRRTMIMFTYGASGLLLALSGYLFSIGALSAQGQTIAWMVIFFFASPAASAAYLTVSETFPLEVRALAIAVFYAVGTGIGGVIGPALFGALIDTGSRNSVFAGYLLGSFLMIAAAIVAWRYAVSAERKSLEQIARPLAFME; encoded by the coding sequence ATGGAATTGCAGCAGAGCCCAGCGCTGAATTATGGATCTGCGGTCTCGGCGGCGGTCGCGACTGAGCGCATCGTCGAGACCAGCATTCCCGCGCGGCTCGACGCGCTGCCCTGGAGCGGCTTTCATACTCGCGTCGTGCTGGCGCTCGGCATCACCTGGATCCTGGACGGGCTCGAGGTGACGCTGGCCGGTGCGCTCTCCGGCGCGTTGAAGCAGAGCCCGGTGCTGCAATTCTCCAATCTCGATCTCGGCATTGCCAACTCCGCCTATCTCGCCGGCGCGGTGCTCGGCGCGCTCGGCTTCGGCTGGCTCACCGACCGCATCGGCCGCAAGAAACTGTTCTTCATCACGCTCGCGCTTTATCTGTCCGCGACGGCGGCGACCGCGCTGTCGTGGGATGTGGCGAGCTACGCGGTGTTCCGTTTCCTCACCGGCGCCGGCATCGGCGGCGAATACACTGCGATCAATTCGACCATCCAGGAGCTGGTGCCTGCGCGCTATCGCGGCTGGACTGATTTGGTCATCAACGGCAGTTTCTGGATCGGCGCAGCAATGGGCGCGGTCGCGGCGATCGTCCTGCTCGATCCCGCCGTGATCGGCCCTGATCTCGGATGGCGCCTCGCCTATCTCATCGGCGCGGCCATCGGCCTCGTCGTGCTCCTGATGCGGATGTGGATCCCGGAAAGTCCGCGCTGGTTGATGATCCATGGCCGGCCCGACCAGGCCCATGCGATCGTCGATGATATCGAGCGCTCGGTGATCGGCCATGACCAGCATGCGAGCGACGGTCGTTTCGCAAAAATCCGGTTGAAGATGCGCGATCATACGCCGATCCGCGAGGTCGTGCACACGCTGTTTTTCGTCTATCGCCAGCGCGCGCTGGTCGGCCTCGTGCTGATGAGCGCGCAGGCATTCTTCTACAACGCCATCTTCTTCACCTTCGCGCTGGTGCTGACCGATTTCTACGGCATCAGCGCCGAACACGTCGGCTGGTATCTGCTTCCCTTCGCGGCCGGCAACTTCCTCGGCCCGCTGCTGCTCGGCCGCCTGTTCGACACGCTCGGCCGCCGCACCATGATCATGTTCACCTATGGCGCATCGGGCCTGCTGCTGGCGCTGTCGGGCTATCTGTTCTCGATCGGCGCCTTGAGCGCGCAGGGACAGACCATCGCCTGGATGGTGATCTTCTTCTTTGCATCGCCCGCCGCGAGCGCGGCCTATCTCACCGTCAGCGAGACCTTTCCGCTCGAGGTCCGCGCGCTGGCCATCGCGGTGTTCTATGCGGTCGGCACCGGCATCGGCGGCGTGATCGGGCCGGCGCTGTTCGGCGCGTTGATCGACACGGGATCGCGCAACAGCGTGTTCGCCGGTTATCTGCTGGGATCGTTCCTGATGATCGCGGCCGCGATCGTGGCGTGGCGCTATGCCGTCTCTGCGGAACGCAAATCGCTCGAACAAATCGCGCGGCCGCTCGCTTTCATGGAGTAG
- the otsB gene encoding trehalose-phosphatase, with amino-acid sequence MTSELAELDQTHAMADDEAPDAVPVPHALVPHLGETAILLDIDGTLLDLMPTPREVWVPPGLSETLKALVERTSGALALVSGRSLNDIDLIFAPDVFRAVAGHGAEMRLSVDSEADDVHAPPLDKELKRRLAAIAKLSPGILLEDKGYSLALHFRLAPHAEKAIYESVSLIRADLPNAPIEVLPGKFVCEIKHSGFTKASGVRELMKHEPFKGRRPIFIGDDVTDETVFAIMPDMNGLAFSVGRRAIGVNGHFDAPSDVRAFLARLLDPKA; translated from the coding sequence ATGACATCAGAACTCGCCGAACTGGATCAGACGCACGCCATGGCCGATGATGAAGCCCCTGATGCGGTGCCGGTGCCGCATGCGCTCGTGCCGCATCTCGGCGAAACCGCGATCCTGCTCGACATCGACGGTACGCTGCTCGACCTGATGCCGACGCCACGCGAGGTCTGGGTGCCGCCGGGCCTGTCGGAGACGCTCAAGGCGCTGGTGGAGCGCACCTCCGGCGCGCTGGCGCTGGTCAGCGGCCGCTCGCTGAATGACATCGACCTGATCTTCGCGCCGGATGTCTTCCGCGCCGTTGCCGGTCACGGCGCCGAGATGCGGCTGTCGGTGGACAGTGAAGCGGACGACGTGCACGCGCCGCCGCTCGACAAGGAGCTGAAGCGGCGCTTAGCTGCGATCGCCAAGCTCAGCCCCGGCATCCTGCTCGAGGACAAGGGCTATTCGCTGGCACTTCATTTCCGCCTCGCGCCGCACGCGGAGAAGGCGATCTACGAATCCGTCTCGTTGATCCGCGCCGACTTGCCCAACGCGCCGATCGAGGTGCTGCCCGGCAAGTTCGTCTGCGAGATCAAGCATTCGGGATTCACCAAGGCGAGCGGCGTGCGCGAACTGATGAAGCACGAGCCCTTCAAGGGACGCCGCCCGATCTTCATCGGCGACGACGTCACGGATGAAACCGTGTTCGCGATCATGCCTGATATGAACGGCCTCGCCTTCTCGGTCGGCCGCCGCGCCATCGGCGTCAACGGCCACTTCGATGCACCGAGCGACGTGCGCGCGTTTCTCGCGCGCCTGCTCGATCCGAAAGCATGA
- a CDS encoding trehalose-6-phosphate synthase, with protein MNLVVVSNRVARGKPNEPMTGGLAAALLPVVEHSGAIWVGSSGRVRDGHQKEPFAEVEALGSGAIATLDLPAAHYGGYYEGFANSALWPALHSRSDLIRVSRDDYVSYREVNAFMARALMRFRKPKTAFWVQDYHFLALGAELRDLAVDDPIGFFLHTPWPVAAVMQGVPHHRELITAMLAYDLIGFQTEEDRQNFLSYVGGELGLVVEDGLVLSQHGRTRCEVFPIGIDAEKFAAYAAKSASHPDVSRLRRSLNGERLAIGVDRLDYSKGLVNRISAFDRLWTEQPQFSRSISLLQIANPSRGGIEAYGNLQNEVARLVTDVNGRHGEVDWTPIRYLNKGFSQAVLAGLYRTAQVGVVTPLHDGMNLVAKEYVAAQNPADPGVLVLSKFAGAANELDTALLVNPHDIDGMARAIAVAAAMPLTERKMRWEAMMKKLRGHTIQQWSADFVAELEKCRTEKAAVAPLAAQPPQALRWLKSAISGVRLI; from the coding sequence GTGAACTTGGTTGTCGTTTCAAATCGTGTCGCACGCGGCAAGCCCAACGAGCCCATGACGGGCGGCTTGGCGGCCGCGTTGCTGCCAGTTGTTGAACATTCAGGAGCGATTTGGGTGGGTTCCTCCGGCCGCGTGCGCGACGGCCATCAGAAGGAACCGTTTGCCGAGGTCGAGGCGTTGGGTTCCGGCGCGATCGCGACGCTGGATCTGCCTGCAGCGCATTACGGCGGCTATTACGAAGGCTTTGCCAATTCGGCGCTGTGGCCGGCGCTGCATTCGCGCAGCGATCTGATCCGTGTCTCGCGCGACGACTATGTCAGCTATCGCGAGGTCAACGCCTTCATGGCGCGCGCCTTGATGCGCTTCCGCAAACCCAAGACCGCATTCTGGGTGCAGGACTACCATTTCCTCGCGCTCGGCGCGGAGCTGCGCGATCTCGCCGTCGATGATCCCATCGGCTTCTTCCTGCACACGCCGTGGCCGGTCGCCGCGGTGATGCAGGGCGTGCCGCATCATCGCGAGTTGATCACGGCGATGCTGGCCTACGATCTCATCGGCTTCCAGACCGAGGAGGATCGCCAGAACTTCCTCTCCTATGTCGGCGGTGAGCTCGGCCTCGTCGTCGAGGATGGTCTCGTGCTTTCGCAGCACGGCCGCACCCGCTGCGAGGTCTTCCCGATCGGCATCGATGCGGAGAAGTTCGCAGCCTATGCCGCGAAGTCGGCGTCGCATCCGGATGTCTCGCGGCTGCGCCGCAGCCTCAATGGCGAGCGTCTCGCCATTGGCGTCGACCGGCTCGACTATTCCAAGGGTCTCGTCAACCGCATCAGCGCGTTCGACCGGCTCTGGACCGAGCAGCCGCAATTTTCGCGCAGCATCTCGCTGCTCCAGATCGCCAATCCCTCGCGCGGCGGCATCGAGGCCTATGGCAACCTCCAGAACGAGGTCGCGCGCCTCGTCACCGACGTCAACGGCCGCCATGGCGAGGTCGACTGGACGCCGATCCGCTACCTGAACAAAGGCTTCAGCCAGGCCGTGCTCGCGGGCCTCTATCGCACCGCGCAGGTCGGCGTGGTGACGCCGCTGCATGACGGCATGAACCTGGTTGCCAAGGAATATGTCGCCGCGCAGAATCCGGCGGATCCGGGCGTGCTGGTGCTGTCGAAATTCGCCGGCGCCGCCAACGAGCTCGACACCGCGCTGCTGGTCAATCCGCACGACATCGACGGCATGGCCCGTGCCATCGCGGTTGCCGCCGCGATGCCGCTCACCGAGCGCAAGATGCGCTGGGAGGCAATGATGAAAAAGCTGCGCGGTCACACCATCCAGCAATGGTCGGCGGACTTCGTCGCCGAGTTGGAGAAGTGCCGCACCGAGAAGGCGGCGGTCGCCCCGCTCGCAGCCCAGCCGCCGCAGGCGTTGCGCTGGCTGAAATCGGCGATCTCGGGCGTGCGGTTGATTTAG
- a CDS encoding IS481 family transposase: MPWKASSVMEERLRFVARLLDGEAMTDVCREFGISRKTGYKIFDRYKEQGLAALSDRSRRPVHYANQLPEQVEGLIVRLKAEKPHWGARKIRELLVRRLDGDVRLPAKSTIHAVLDRHGLVKRGGVPRPRARGTPLSAGAVPNDLWCTDFKGEFKLGNGRYCYPLTVTDHASRFLLLCDALDSTREEPAIAAFERLFRERGLPLAIRSDNGVPFASPNALFNLSKLSVWWLRLGIAIERIKPGHPQQNGRHERMHLTLKKETTRPPGANSLQQQERFDAFLREFNAERPHEALDMNCPAERYLASTRCYAGLPELTYPFHDHELLVTACGRLCLHRKRINLSTVLAGQKLGIKEVDDGIWLVSFMHYDLGYFDLEQKTLQPLDNPFGTRLSPIS; the protein is encoded by the coding sequence ATGCCGTGGAAAGCGAGTTCGGTGATGGAAGAGCGCCTTCGCTTTGTCGCCCGTCTGCTGGACGGGGAGGCCATGACGGACGTCTGCCGGGAGTTCGGCATATCACGCAAGACCGGCTACAAGATTTTCGATCGCTACAAGGAACAGGGGTTGGCGGCCCTGAGCGATCGCTCGCGGCGGCCGGTGCACTATGCCAATCAGCTCCCGGAGCAAGTCGAGGGCCTGATCGTCCGCCTCAAAGCCGAGAAGCCGCACTGGGGCGCGCGCAAGATCCGTGAATTGCTGGTCCGGCGGCTCGACGGCGATGTCAGGCTTCCCGCCAAAAGCACCATTCATGCGGTGCTCGATCGCCATGGTTTGGTCAAACGCGGCGGCGTGCCGCGCCCCCGCGCGCGCGGCACGCCGCTGTCCGCGGGCGCTGTACCCAATGATCTGTGGTGCACCGACTTCAAAGGCGAGTTCAAGCTCGGCAATGGCCGCTACTGCTATCCACTGACCGTCACGGACCATGCCTCGCGCTTCCTGTTGCTGTGCGACGCGCTCGATTCCACCCGCGAGGAGCCGGCCATTGCCGCCTTCGAGCGGCTGTTTCGCGAGCGCGGGCTGCCGCTGGCCATCCGCTCCGACAACGGCGTGCCCTTCGCCAGCCCCAACGCCTTGTTCAATCTCTCAAAGCTCTCGGTGTGGTGGCTGCGGCTCGGGATTGCGATCGAGCGCATCAAGCCGGGCCATCCGCAGCAGAACGGACGCCACGAGCGCATGCACCTCACCCTCAAGAAGGAAACCACTCGGCCGCCGGGCGCCAATAGCTTGCAGCAGCAGGAGCGCTTCGACGCGTTCCTCCGCGAGTTCAACGCCGAGCGTCCCCACGAGGCCCTCGACATGAACTGCCCTGCCGAGCGCTACCTGGCCTCAACGCGCTGCTATGCCGGCCTGCCGGAACTGACCTATCCGTTCCACGATCACGAGCTACTCGTCACCGCCTGCGGACGGCTTTGCCTGCATCGCAAGCGGATCAATCTCTCCACCGTGCTGGCCGGACAAAAGCTCGGCATCAAGGAGGTCGACGACGGCATTTGGCTCGTCAGCTTCATGCACTATGATTTGGGATATTTCGACCTGGAGCAGAAAACCCTGCAACCCCTCGACAACCCGTTCGGCACGAGGTTGTCACCCATCTCTTAG
- a CDS encoding DHA2 family efflux MFS transporter permease subunit, whose protein sequence is MQTPTNRAEKNWVLGVTALASFMMALDAMIITTAFATIRAEFGSPVETLQWTVNAFNLTFAVLLLTGAALGDRFGRRRMFAAGIALFVVASVACALAGNATALIAARALQGTGAALVMPLAMAILSGTFGREERARALGIFSSITGCALIVGPAIGGFITEHLGWRWVFWINLPIGLIAIALVLARLRESFGPAAALDIPGLSLVALAALALVWSLLRGNAVGWASAEVMGTLMSGLVFTAGFVLWELRAAAPMVPMRLFASRALASGMSASVLFYAAMYGVLFLLPQFLQTTLGFDAFGAGLRLLPWTATLFVTAPIAGAVVNRLGERPLVVTGLLMQAIGIGWIAEIVGPAVAYSALVAPLVLAGVGVSMAMPAAQNAILSSVAVAEMGKASGVFNMGRFLGGMFGIAALVANFSANGGVDSAAHFESGFAAAMMLAATLSLAGAIAGFFLPARRRTAGAAATQDA, encoded by the coding sequence ATGCAGACCCCGACCAATCGCGCCGAGAAGAACTGGGTGCTTGGCGTCACCGCGCTGGCATCCTTCATGATGGCGCTGGACGCCATGATCATTACGACGGCATTCGCGACCATCCGCGCCGAATTCGGCAGCCCGGTCGAGACGCTGCAATGGACCGTCAACGCCTTCAACCTGACCTTTGCCGTGCTGCTCTTGACTGGCGCCGCGCTAGGCGACCGCTTCGGTCGCCGCCGCATGTTCGCGGCCGGGATCGCCCTGTTCGTCGTTGCGTCAGTGGCCTGTGCGCTCGCCGGCAACGCCACCGCGCTGATCGCTGCCCGCGCGCTGCAGGGCACCGGCGCCGCGCTGGTGATGCCGCTGGCGATGGCGATCCTGAGCGGCACGTTCGGCCGTGAGGAGCGCGCCCGCGCGCTCGGCATTTTCAGCAGCATCACCGGCTGCGCGCTGATCGTCGGCCCGGCCATCGGCGGCTTCATCACCGAACATCTCGGCTGGCGCTGGGTGTTCTGGATCAACCTGCCGATCGGCCTGATCGCGATCGCCCTGGTGCTGGCACGGTTGCGCGAAAGCTTCGGACCGGCCGCCGCATTGGACATCCCCGGACTGTCGCTCGTCGCGCTCGCAGCGCTCGCGCTGGTCTGGAGCCTGTTGCGCGGCAACGCCGTGGGGTGGGCGAGCGCCGAGGTCATGGGCACGCTGATGTCAGGCCTGGTGTTCACCGCCGGCTTCGTGCTCTGGGAATTGCGCGCGGCCGCGCCGATGGTGCCGATGCGGCTGTTTGCATCGCGCGCCCTCGCCTCCGGCATGTCCGCAAGCGTCCTGTTCTACGCCGCGATGTATGGCGTATTGTTCCTGCTGCCGCAGTTCCTGCAGACCACCCTGGGCTTCGACGCCTTCGGCGCCGGACTTCGCCTGCTCCCATGGACGGCGACGCTGTTCGTCACCGCCCCGATCGCCGGCGCGGTCGTCAACAGACTAGGCGAGCGGCCGCTGGTGGTGACGGGATTGCTGATGCAGGCGATCGGCATTGGCTGGATCGCGGAGATCGTGGGCCCCGCGGTTGCCTATTCCGCTCTGGTCGCGCCGCTGGTGCTGGCCGGCGTCGGCGTCTCGATGGCGATGCCTGCAGCCCAGAACGCGATCCTGAGCTCGGTCGCGGTAGCCGAAATGGGCAAGGCGTCCGGCGTCTTCAACATGGGCCGCTTCCTCGGCGGCATGTTCGGCATCGCTGCGCTGGTGGCGAACTTCTCGGCCAACGGCGGGGTCGATTCGGCCGCGCATTTCGAGAGCGGATTCGCTGCTGCGATGATGCTCGCCGCAACACTGTCGTTGGCCGGCGCGATCGCCGGATTTTTCCTGCCGGCACGGCGACGGACCGCCGGCGCAGCCGCGACGCAAGATGCGTGA